The following coding sequences are from one Paracoccus alcaliphilus window:
- a CDS encoding NAD(P)/FAD-dependent oxidoreductase, translating to MTDDFDCAIIGGGPAGMTAAIYLGRFRRRVALIDKGESRAALIPRSHNHPGYPDGIRGRDLLDRMRRQVGKLGVVTISGEATDIGYSPDGRFRVVAGQTVMADHVILATGVRDRLPPVDDPLRHIREGLIRQCPVCDAYELIGQPVAVIGAGDSAAGEALFLSHYTPDITLLTLGKALEMSARVIAKLKKAGVRIVADKVSGWAFGPAGVEVHLETGQRRFAAVYSGLGTDPQNALARRLGVTLVQDARIGTDEHQQTTRKNVFAVGDVVTGLNQIAVAMAQAEVAASRIHTQLRLREGRCVPDSL from the coding sequence GTGACCGATGACTTTGACTGCGCGATCATCGGCGGCGGGCCGGCGGGAATGACGGCCGCGATCTATCTTGGCCGGTTTCGAAGACGGGTTGCGCTGATCGACAAGGGCGAAAGCCGGGCCGCGCTGATTCCCCGCTCGCATAATCATCCCGGCTATCCCGATGGCATCAGGGGCCGGGACCTGCTGGACCGGATGCGCCGGCAGGTCGGCAAGCTGGGCGTCGTCACGATATCGGGCGAAGCCACGGATATCGGATATTCGCCGGATGGCCGGTTCAGGGTCGTCGCGGGACAGACAGTCATGGCCGATCACGTCATTCTGGCGACGGGAGTCAGGGACCGCCTGCCCCCGGTCGATGATCCGCTGCGCCATATCCGCGAAGGACTGATCCGGCAATGCCCGGTCTGCGACGCCTATGAGCTGATCGGCCAGCCGGTCGCGGTGATCGGCGCCGGGGATTCCGCCGCAGGCGAGGCGCTGTTTCTCAGCCACTATACCCCCGATATCACCCTTCTGACGCTTGGTAAGGCGCTGGAGATGTCTGCAAGGGTGATCGCGAAACTGAAGAAAGCCGGTGTTCGGATCGTCGCGGACAAGGTTTCGGGCTGGGCTTTCGGACCGGCCGGTGTGGAGGTTCATCTGGAGACCGGACAGCGTCGCTTTGCGGCGGTCTATTCGGGCCTGGGCACCGATCCGCAGAATGCCCTGGCCCGCAGGCTTGGCGTGACGCTGGTGCAGGACGCGCGTATCGGCACCGATGAACATCAGCAGACGACCCGAAAAAACGTCTTCGCAGTCGGCGATGTGGTGACCGGCCTGAACCAGATCGCCGTCGCCATGGCTCAGGCAGAGGTGGCCGCCAGCCGGATTCATACCCAGTTGCGCCTGCGCGAGGGCAGATGCGTTCCCGACAGCCTTTGA
- a CDS encoding PRC-barrel domain-containing protein: protein MDHSNHPRLQPAELTEDTLNGAKVYGPDNETIGSVSHVHGAGEATEVVIDVGGFLGIGSKPVLVQARDLDIMRDEAGTVHALSRWSKDELKAMPEHRH, encoded by the coding sequence ATGGACCACAGCAATCACCCCCGGCTTCAGCCCGCAGAGCTGACCGAAGACACCCTGAACGGCGCCAAGGTTTACGGCCCCGACAACGAGACGATCGGCAGCGTCTCGCATGTCCACGGCGCGGGCGAGGCCACCGAGGTCGTGATTGATGTCGGCGGCTTTCTGGGCATCGGCAGCAAGCCGGTTCTGGTGCAGGCACGCGATCTGGACATCATGCGCGACGAGGCGGGAACGGTCCACGCCCTGTCGCGATGGTCGAAGGACGAACTGAAGGCGATGCCCGAACATCGGCATTAA